CGTGGCCACGGGCGTGGGCTCGGGCTCGGACCTCACGGCGCGCCAGATCGCCACCGGGCTGGGCAAGGAGCTGAACACGCCGGTGATCATCGAGAACAAGACCGGCGCGGGCGGCGTGATCGGCACCGACTTCGTCGCCAAGGCCGCGCCGGACGGGTACACGCTGCTGGGCACCTACGCGCAGCACTACACCAACCAGCTCGTGCAGAAGACGCCCTACGACGCGATCAAGGACTTCGAGCCCATCGCGCGCATCGCCAATTCGGCGCTGGTGATCTCGGTCGCGGCGAACTCGCCCTACAAGACGCTCAAGGACGTGATCGAGGCCGCCAAACAGAAGCCCGGCTTCATCACCTACGGCTCCTCGGGCAACGGCACCACCTCGCACATGGCGGCGGCGCTGTTCGAGCACATGGCCGGCGTCAAGCTCAACCACGTGCCCTACAAGGCACCGGGCCAGGTGGCGCTGGACGCGGCGGCGGGGCAGATCGACCTGAGCTTCAACGGCATGTCCTCGGTACTGCCGCTCATCAAGGGCGGGCGCCTGCGGCCCCTGGCCGTCACGACGCCGCAGCGCTCGCAAAGCCTGCCCGACGTACCCACCGTGGCGGAACTGGGCCACCCCGGCTACGAGGCCGCCTCGCCCATCTGGATCTTCGCGCCGCGCGGCACGCCGCAGGCCATCGTGAACAAGCTGTCCGAGGCCGTCGTGCGCCAGGCGCAGTCGCAGGGCTTCAGGGACCTGTGCCTGAACCAGGGGCTGGAGGTGGACATCCAGAACGCCGCCACCGCCAAGGCAGCCGGCCCGGCCGAGCTGGAGAAGTGGCGCAAGCTCATGAGCGTGGCCGGAGCCAAGGCCGAATGATGGCCGCCATGCCCGACGCCCAGGCCGCGCTGGAGCAGGCCGTCGCCGACTGGAACCGCGCCGGCGCGGCCTGGGACGCACAGGCCCTGGCGGCGGTCTATGCCGAGGACGCCCTGCTGTTCGGCGGCCGCCCCGGCCACTCTGTGGGACGCGCGGCCATCCAGGGCTACTTCGCGTCATACGACGGCGTGATCCTCGCGGGCAGCATGCGGATGG
This region of Alicycliphilus denitrificans K601 genomic DNA includes:
- a CDS encoding YybH family protein produces the protein MPDAQAALEQAVADWNRAGAAWDAQALAAVYAEDALLFGGRPGHSVGRAAIQGYFASYDGVILAGSMRMAETELRTLGPGCVLAQGMVHFAFTLAGGEQTRSTLRATLVLSLEPDRWRILDHHFSTVPSAPPLGKD
- a CDS encoding Bug family tripartite tricarboxylate transporter substrate binding protein — translated: MMHRRTFAGALALAALAPAAFAADWPDGKTIRIVVATGVGSGSDLTARQIATGLGKELNTPVIIENKTGAGGVIGTDFVAKAAPDGYTLLGTYAQHYTNQLVQKTPYDAIKDFEPIARIANSALVISVAANSPYKTLKDVIEAAKQKPGFITYGSSGNGTTSHMAAALFEHMAGVKLNHVPYKAPGQVALDAAAGQIDLSFNGMSSVLPLIKGGRLRPLAVTTPQRSQSLPDVPTVAELGHPGYEAASPIWIFAPRGTPQAIVNKLSEAVVRQAQSQGFRDLCLNQGLEVDIQNAATAKAAGPAELEKWRKLMSVAGAKAE